In Prochlorococcus marinus str. GP2, the genomic window GTGACAGGACCTTTTGATATGGCAGTTGATAAGGTCACTGGGACTGAAAAATTTAGATTTGAACCGAATAAAAATATTACTTATAAACAAAAAATGGAAATTGAAGAGGCAGACCGTGCTGCAAAGACACCAGAAAAAAGAGTCGCATCAAGGATTACTGGTGAAGGACAATCAGCGGGAAACATAACTGGTGACGATTGGGATCGCGGTGATAAGGTAACAGGCACAGAGGGAGCTTCTTCTAGAAAGAGAAATCCATCAAGAGCCGGATTCATGAGTGCAATGCCCCCTATGGAAGTTAAAAGAAATGACGAAACAGAAAAACCAGATTTCTTGATAACCGGATCAAGTGGTAATACTCGTGAAGGACAACTAGTTACCTTTTCAGGTGGTGCACGAGGTTAATTAATGCCTTTAAGAGGACTGGCAAAAGCCAAGAACTTTACATTGGGGCCTACAGCTCCAATGAAAACTTTTACGGAAAATATTCATATACAAACTAAAGAATCAAATAATTCTCCAAATTCTGGAAAATGTCATAAATTGACTAATAATATCCAAAATGAGAATTTATATAGGTATGAAAGCAAAATAAAAAGTGATTTTGACGAAATTGTTCCAACTCTAAAGGAAATTGCTCGAATACAACATCATGAAGATTTTATAAGTAAAGCTCAGATAATATCAAGAAAAAATTTGGGAATAGATCTGCCCTATCATGTATTAGATAAATCTTGGGTTAAACCTCTAGATATGAGAGCTCTATATGCATGGTGTGCTTTTAAACAACATGAAAAGCTTAGTGATGATTTTTTTAAAAATGATCCACTTGAAGGTGCTTCAGGAAGTAGAGGTGCGGAAGATTTTGAAAAATTTCTTTTAGATTGTGGAATACATTTACTTGATATAACTCCTTGTTCAGATGGGCGATTAGCTCATTCAGTTGCTTATGTAATGAGAATACCTTTTAGTTCAGTAAGAAGAAGATCCCATGCTGGAGCACTGTTTGATATTGAAAATACCGTTAATCGTTGGGTAAAAACTGAACATAAAAGATATAGAGAAAATATCCCTAATGAAGCTCATAAAGATACCAGATACTTAAAAGTTGTAACTTATCATTTTAGTTCTGTAGATCCTTTGCATCAGGGATGCGCAGCTCATGGGAGTAACGACGAGTTAGCTGCAAAAGAAGGTAGAAATAAATTATATGCTTTCAAAGAAGCTGTAGAAAACAGCTTTTGCTGCGGAGCTTCTGTGGATTTAATGTTAATTGGACTTGATACAGACACTGATTCATTAAAAATACATTTGTCAACAAGAGATGGAGGGATTGATTTAGAAAAAACTATTTCTACTTTAGAAATTTATAATTCAACAATAAACTTTTCACAAGAGGATGCAGAAAGAGAAATTTGTCAAACAATTTCTAAGCATACTTCAAAAGATAAACTTAGTGGACTGGAAAAATTTATGTATAAATTAATTGTAAATAATATTTCTCAAATTGATTATGTTAAGAGTTTTTATAATGGTTCTTATTATGATATTGGACATGCAGAGAGGTTTATTGGAGTTGGTATAGGTTTCAAAGAAGTACATCTCAGAAATTTAACTTATTTTGCTCATTTAGATACAGTCGAAGAAGGGGCTCCAGATTTAGATGTAGGAATAAAGATCTTTACTGGGTTAAATGTTTCTCAAGATCTACCTATTCCAGTAGTGATAAGATTTGATTACTCTGGCAAAGTACCCGGCGCAAAAGAGAGAGCAATAAAAGATTGTGAAAGAGTTAATAATGCGATATCAATTAGATATAAAAATTTAGTTGATCAAGGTTTGTTGCATACTTGCTCTACTATTAGAGATAGGGACAACATTCATTCCGCTCAAATTATTGGAATGTCTTTAGATAAAAAAACAGAGGAGGCTCACTAGTTATGTTAATTTGTAAGGTTCTAAAACCACTTGTTTCTACCAATAGGATTCCTGGTTTTGAACATAAACATCTGCAGGTTGTATTAGATGGATCTTCTAATAAAGTTGCAGTAGATGCAGTTGGCTGTAAGCCAGGAGATTGGGTTATTTGTGTTGGAAGTTCTGCTGCTAGAGAAGCAGCGGGAAGCAAATCTTATCCAAGCGATTTAACGATTGTTGGAATTATTGATCATTGGGATCCTGAAAATTCATAAAAAAGGAGGATAGAAATTGTGGAAATTATGAAGGTATTAGGAAGGATGGTATGTACTCAAAGAGTCGCTGGCTTAGGTCATATGAATTTACGAATTTTAGAAAATAATAAAGGAAAGAAATTAGTTGCAGTTGATCCTGTTGGCGCTAGAGAAGGTAACTGGGTTTTTACTTCTAGTGGATCTGCCGCTAGATTTGCATGCCCTAATCCTGAAGTTCAAACCGATTTAACAATTGGAGGTATTATTGATTATTGGGAGAGTGACTAAAAATTTTAACTTCAAAAATTTATTTAGAAACTTTGTTGAAGGTATAGTGTAATTAGTCTTGAGTAAAGAATGTAATGTGGAATGAAAGAGAATCACCTTTGAGGATTGAAAAAAGATTTGAATTTGATCAATACTCAAAAATTAGTAAATTCATGGGGGAAATTGAGAAATTATGTAAAGAAAGAGATATCTATCCAAATATCAGTTTCGGTAAGAATTTTGTAAGTCTTTCAATATTTTTAGATAATAAAAAAATATCAGACAAGGAAAAAAACTTTTCAATGGATATTGATAAATTTTATTTAGAACACTAGTCCTTTTTAATAATTATTTGGCTTGGCAATATCTCTTTTGATTAAAGCCATTAAATATGTTGGGGCTTTATATCTACCAGGAAGACATCTATTTAAAGTTTCAAGATGACTCCAACACACTGTCTTTTCAATATCTTTAACTGAGTTTCCTTTTAAAATTAATAGTCTAAGAGCTTTGCAAAATAAAGGATAACCAGCTTCTAGTTCATCTATATTAAGCTTTGATGCTGACATAGATCAAAGATGAATTATCAATTAATAATCTATACAACAATGGTGCACAATTGGTTCATATTTTAAATTTCTCAATAATTAGAAATTAATCTAGAAATGCAACGCAATCTATTTCAACTAAAACTCCTTTTGGTAGAGATGAAACTTCCACACAAGCCCTTGCTGGAGGATTCTCTACATTAAAAAAATCACTATATATTTTATTGACAATTTGAAAATTACTTAAGTCTGTTAAGTAGATGGTTGTTTTTATTACATCTTCTATTTTGGCTCCACCAGCTTTAAGAACTTCTGCGAGATTTTTTAAAACTTGAATAGTTTCCTTCTCTATATCACCTAAACATGTTATTTCGTTTAAATCTGGGTCTATAGCAATTTGACCAGAACAATAGATAAAATCCCCAGCTTTTATTGCTTGATTATAGGGTCCTACTGGATCTGGAGCATTTGATGTTTTAATTACTTGTTTGGCGGACATTTGTTTAATAAGATACCTATCTATTTAAACCCATAAATCTTTATTTGCTCTTAAAAAAGTAAATTCTTCTAAATTTTTTGCTCTTAAGAAAAGGTTTATTTTCATCTCTTCTTCAAGTAAAAATGGAATTGTCAATTCATTAAGAGAAAGTTTTTTTTCAACTTCCGAAAGTTTATTTTTTATATTTTGATCTTTTGGCTTGAGATTCAATGCCCACAATATATTTGCTTTTGTATATTCATGTGCACAATATATGAGAGTATTTTTTGGTAGTGATTTGATCCTTTCGAGTGAAGAATACATTTGTTGATAAGTTCCCTCAAAAATTCTTCCACAGCCTCCAGAAAATAATGTGTCACCAATAAAAATAACAGGATTTCCTCCATTTATAAAGAAAGCAATATGTGAGCTTGTATGTCCTAATACTTCAATTATTTTTACTTCTTCACCTAAAATATTCAAAGTTTCTCCGTCTTCTACAGATACATTTTGCAAAGGTATTCGCTTTTTTTCTTTAGAGGAAGCAATTACCTTTACATTTGGCCATTTTTCAATAAGAGACTTCGTCCCTCCAATATGGTCTGAATGGTGATGAGTTTGTAAAATAGCTTCTAATTGAAAATTGTTTTCATCTATATATCTAATTACTGGTTCGTGAACAGATGGATCTACAACCACAACGGATTTATCTTTTACCCATAACCAAATGACATTATCACTTAAAACTCTAAGTCCGATTATATTTCGAGCTTTATTAAATTCCATTGTTAACTTAGAATGAAGAATCTTCGGAAGAAATTGATCTATGTTTACTATAGCTTTACCAAAAGGAGCTCTGTTAAAAGATTCAATTTCAACTTTTAAAAGAGTTGGGTTAGATTTCTCAGATGCGTTGGACGAAAATAACAGATCATTAACCTTTGAATCAAATTGCAAACGGGCAAAAGCTTTATTAGTAAGAAATGGAGATGTTCCTGTTTATGTAAGTTATGGTCAGGCTGATTTAGGTATTGTTGGGTATGACGTTTTACGAGAATCTGAATTAAAAGTTGCAAAGTTATTAGATTTAGGATTTGGGGGCTGTCACATGTCATTGGCAGTTAAGAAAAATAGCAATTATTCAAAACCAACTGATCTCCCAGCGAATTGTAAAGTAGCAAGTAAATTTATAAAAACAGCAAGATCTTATTTTGATGAATTAAACATTCCTGTAGAAATAGTTCATTTGACAGGATCAGTAGAGCTTGGACCTATTACAGGTATGGCAGAGGCAATAGTTGATTTGGTTGCAACGGGAAAAACTCTTAAGGAGAATGGTTTAATTAAAATAGATGATCTTTTCTACTCGACTGCGAGACTAATTGGGAATCCTTTATCTATGAGGTTAGATGATAATCATCTCAGAGATACGATTTTATCAATAGAATCTACTAATGTTATATAAAAGAATAGCTTAATGTTTAATGATTTTAGAAGAATTAAAAAGTTAGGTAAATATTTAACTAAAGATAAAAAAACAATCTATTTAATCTTAATAGTTTTGTTACCTGTCTCTTTTTCTGGAGCTATTCAACCATTATTAGTTGGTCAAGCAATTACCATCCTTAAGAATGAAAGTACAGATGTTTGGTTAAGTAAAACTTTTTTTGGGCAGTCAATAAATGCCATAATCTTAACTTTATTTATAACGGTTTTATTTAGGTTAGTTTTGCAAGGATACCAAACTTACAATATCCAAGCAGTCGGACAACGTTTGACAGCAAGGATAAGGAGAGAGCTTTTTGATCATTCAATATCTTTATCTCTTAATTATCACGATAAAATGCCTGTTGGGAAATTGTTAACGAGATTAACAAATGACGTTGATGCTTTAGCCGAAGTTTTTGGTAGTGGGGCAGTTGGAGTCATTGCTGACTTTGTAAGCCTGATAGTAATTTCCTTGACAATGCTATCAATTGATCGAGGGCTTGCCATTTTATTGCTCTTAACTCAAATCCCTGTTTCATATTTTATTATTTGGCTTCAAAAACGATATAGAAAAGCCAATTATCAAGTAAGAGAAGAGTTATCTCAACTCAACTCTGATTTTCAAGAAAATCTTCAAGGTCTTGAAGTCGTTCAGATGTTCAGAAGAGAGGCTTTCAATAGTAAGAAATTTTCTAATACTGGAGTTGCTTACAAGAAAGCAGTTAATGGAACAATATTTTATGACAGTAGCATTTCAGCTTTTATAGAGTGGATTTCTCTTGCCGCAGTTGCCTTAGTTTTAGCAGTTGGGGGGTATTTTGTTACCTCTGGAAATATTGGTTTAGGGACATTAACAACTTTTATTTTATATTCCCAAAGACTCTTTGAACCTTTAAGGCAACTTGCAGAAAGATTTACTCAGATTCAAGGAGGTCTTACAGCTGTTGAGAGAATAAATGAATTATTGGATGAAGAAATTCAAATTAAAGATGCTATTCCTGCAAATCATTTTTCAGAAGATGCCCAAAGTGCTAATAAGCAATTTAAGGGTAAAATTGAATTCAAAAATGTTCATTTCTTCTACAAAGAGGACGAAATTATCCTGAAGAATTTATCTTTCTTGATAAATCCAGGAGAGCATGTAGCCTTCGTGGGACCAACTGGCTCAGGTAAAACAACCATAATTAGATTGTTATGTAGATTGTATGAACCTCAATCAGGTCAAATTTTAATAGATGATGTAAATATAAAAGATATTCCTATTGCAACCCTTAGAAATATGTTGGGAGTAGTTCTGCAAGATACTTTTATCTTTAGCGGAAATGTTGCAGATAATTTGAAACTAAATGCAAATATAGACAATATTGAATTAGAAAATCTTTGTAAAGATTTAGGATTAAATAGTTTGTTAAAAAAATTACCAGATGGTTTGAACACTTCTCTCAGAGAAAGAGGGGGAAATCTCTCTTCTGGAGAGAGGCAACTTCTTTCAGTAGCTCGAGTAGCGATAAGAAATCCTGTTATTTTGATAATGGACGAAGCTACAGCTTTTATGGATCCATCTACCGAGGCGACTTTGCAGAGAGATCTTGAAAGAATTCTTACAAAAAGAACAGCATTAGTAATAGCTCATAGACTGGCAACTATTGAAGGTTCTGATAAGATTTTAGTTTTAAAAGGAGGATCATTAGTTGAAGAGGGAACACATAATGAATTGAGAATGAAAAAGGGTTTATATTTTCAGCTCTCCGAGCTTCAACAAAAAGGATTTGCAAATTTTTAATGATTTTTAAAAACCAAGGGTCATCAATAAAAAAATCGAACAGTATATCTAGAAATGAACTTTTAGATATTTATGGTTTGAATGCTCATGAATTCACTCAAAAAAATAAGGATGAAATTTTTGTATGTAGTAATAGTAAAGAGTTAGATCTAATAGAACTAGATCAACTTTTGCAATCTGTTGGTTGGAGCAGAAGACCAATAAGAAGAGTTAAAAGAGCTTTAGATTTTAGTATTTTGGTGGTTAGTTTATGGCGTCATGATGATAAATTTCCTAGGCTAGTAGGCTTCGCAAGATGCACTGGAGATGGAATTCTAGAGGCAACAGTCTGGGATGTCGCGATTAATCCTGTCTATCAAGGACAAGGATTAGGGAAAGAGTTAATGAAATATATCCTAAAAGAATTAAAAAATATTGGAATCACAAAAGTTACCCTCTTTGCTGACGCAGATGTTATTTCATTTTACAAAAGACAGGGTTGGATATTAGAGCCAAGAGGCTCAAAATGCGCTTTTTGGTATGCAAATTAATTATTTTTGTAGTAGTCATGATATATAGATTTTGCCGATTCACCTTTTAACCATCTTCTTCTAAAGTTCCAGTTCTTGAGTGCTTGGAGAAAAATATTAGTTCCTTCCCATTTCCTTGAACTTGTCAAAATAGTTAAATTTAATTGTTTTAAATCTTTTTTATTATTTAATCTCCTAAAAAAATCTACGTCCTCCATTAAAGGTATCTCTCTAAAACCACTATTCTTAAAATAAGTATTTCTATGAATTATTAAACCTTGATCACCATACGGTTGTTTGAAAAATTTGCTTCTAAAATTTACAAAAATCTCGAGGATTCTATAAATAAACTTTTTGTTATTAATTTTAAATTTAAAATAGTAAATGTAATCCTTGTCTCCCTTTAAAACTGAATTTATTTTTATCATCCAATCGTGACTTAATCTTGTGTCTGCATGCAGAAATACCAGCCACTCTTCAACAGACTTCTTAGCACCAATATTTAATTGTAAACCTCGATTTTTTTCTTTTGACATATATACTTTTGCACCATAAATATTTGCTATATCAATTGTTTTATCTTTACTACCACAGTCAACAATAATAATTTCCCCCTCATTCTGAATAAATGCCAAGTCTGAAAGCAATGATGGCAAATTATTTGCTTCATTGATAGTTGGAATGATAACTGATATCCTGGACAAATTAATTACCTTCTATTTTCAATATCACATATTTTATCTATATCTATTTTGCTTTCTAAAAACTTAAGTTTTAATTTTGTAGAAGCAAAATTATCAAGTGTATTTTGAAGAACATTTTCCGTACCCCACTTAATATTAATAAAAGGTAAATGAAGATGTTTCGATATTATTTTTTTTGATAAACCAATAAGCCAATAACCTCCATCAGTAGATGGCCCTAAAATAAGATCATTTTGTTGTAGACCTCTCATAGCGTGCAATAAATCTTGATGACATAAATCTGGAAGATCAGTACCAATAAAAATAATATTTTTGATCTTCTGTTGGTAACAAAATTTTTTGTTGAATATTATTTGTCTTTTCATTTTTTCTCCTAAGCATCCTTTCCCCTGTAAATTGAATGTTTTAATGCCTAATTTATTTGACCATCGACTACAATTTTTTTTTCCTAAACCAGATATAGCTATAGAAATATGAATTAGTTGAGTTTTTTGAAGAGATTTGGCTACTGAAATAGTATGTCTGGTCATTACGCTTTGTACTTTTGCAGAATTACTTTTACCTATATCTTTTGATAATCTTGTTTTGCATCTTCCAAAACCATGCCATTTTGCCATGATAATAAGTAATGTTTTATCCAATACTTCAGAATGTTTTATAAAAATTATATGTCTATAAAAATAGAAAATTAGTTTTTATGAATTTTGATGATGCATTGTTAAGTAATTTTAAATTTATCGTGATCTTATGATTTGATAATGGCCAATTATTAAATTCCAACTAGATTAATAATCTAGAGAATAAAATTTTGCAAGCAACTAATCCAATTTGGGCGGAAGTTCAAATATCACTACAAAAAACTTTAAGTAAGCCTTCATTTGAGACATGGATAAGGCCTGCTAAATTTAATTGCTTTGAAAATGGTTTATTGACCTTAATCGCTCCTAATACATTTTCCAGTGATTGGTTAAGAAAGAATTATTGTGAAACTATCGAAAAAGCTGCAAAAGAAATTTGTGGCCATGATGTAAAAGTTGTTTTTAAATCTGAAACGAATATAAGCAACCAAACAATAAATAAAGAAAACTTTTATGAGGAGAACGTAAATCATAAAGCAAAATCTTTAACTATAAATAATAGCCAAATTAATTCTTCAAAAAATCGATCCAAAAATTCTAACGGTTTAAATTTACGCTATGTCTTTAAAAGATTTGTTGTAGGTCCAAATAGTAGGTTGGCTCATGCAGCAGCTTTAGCAGTAGCTGAATCTCCTGGTAGAGAATTTAACCCACTATTTATTTGTGGTGGAGTAGGTCTTGGTAAAACTCATTTAATGCAAGCAATAGGCCATTATCGAGTTGAAATTGATCCAGAAGCAAAAGTAAAATATGTATCTACAGAGACTTTTACTAATGATGTTATCAGTGGTATTAGAAGAGATGGAATGACAGCTATACGAGATAAATATAGAAGTGTAGATCTGATTTTAATAGATGATATACAATTTTTAGAAGGTAAAGAATATACGCAGGAAGAATTTTTCCATACTTTTAACGCCCTTCACGAATCAGGAAGTCAAATAGTTATCGCAAGTGATAGACCTCCAAATCAGTTGTCGGGAATACAAGAGAGATTAATTTCCAGGTTCTCAATGGGTATGACTGCAGATATTCAACCTCCTGACCTTGAGACGAGAACAGCTATTCTTCAAAAAAAGGCAGAACAAGAGAGACTAAGTCTTCCGAGAGATTTAATTCAATTTATAGCTGGAAGATTCACTTCGAATATTCGAGAATTAGAGGGAGCATTTACTAGAGCTGTTGCATTCGCTTCAATAACAGGCTTGCCAATGACAGTCCAATCCATTGCTCCAATGCTCGATCCGAATAGTGTTGGAGTAGTTGTAACTCCAACACAAGTTATTAAAAAAGTCTCTGATTTCTTTAAAGTTTCAGAAGATGAATTGATTAGTTCAAGTAGAAGAAAACCAGTAAGCCAAGCTAGGCAAATAGGCATGTATCTTATGCGACATGGAACAGATCTAAGCCTACCAAGAATAGGAGATGAATTTGGAGGTAAAGATCATACAACAGTTATGTATGCCATTGAACAAGTTGAAAAAAAATTATCTATTGATCCAAATATTGCAAGTCAAGTTCAAAAAATAAGAGATTTACTTCAAATAGATTCAAGAAAAAATTTATAGCTTTAAGTTAATTATAATTGAAATTTCTTGGATCTTGATCGTATCTATGACTTAAGGGTATCTTATCTACTTCATTGTTATCACTTAACGATTCAATTTTATTTAATGATTGTCTTAATAACCTTGCTGAAATAATTGGCATATCTCTTGGAACTGATATTCTATTTTTTAAGTATCTAAGAGAGATACCTGAAAGTTTCTCAGGTATTCGTACTTCACCTTTGATCATGTACGTCAGAGCCGATCTCAATGATTGCTCAAAGGATTCTTTATCGTATGGGTTTACTTTTAGTAAATTGTCTCTATGCTTTATTACTCTTTTAAGAGCAATTTTGGCAAAATATTTAGAATCATAACTTTTATTTAATTCATAATTACCAAGACCCTCTCCAGTATCAATTAACTCAGAAAAAGTGATTTGTTGTTCATTACTTTCTTTATAACATCCACCCATTTGTGGGGGTAAATCATGTGAGTGAGTATGAAAGTCTCCTTGAGTGCCTCTATAAGCACTTGTCCCTTCAAAAAGGGTAAGCCAGTTATCTAAATAAAGGTAATTAGATCTTAAATTAAACCCTTTATAATAAGTTAATGAAGCATTCATTCTCTCCATATAAGGAATAAAAATTATATCTCCAACACCAGGCTCTATCTCACCAGTATTAGATACTGATGGATCAATAAACCCTGATTTTGATCTACTTAAGATTTCATCAAGTTTAGAAATTGATTCTTTAAATCTTTTTTTTCTCAAAGAGTTATCCATAAAATTAAAGCCTGCTCGGCAAAGCCAATTACACCAGGACCTGAAAATTTCTCTTTCTAATTCTCGAATTTTAATAAGGCTACTTGATGTTATAAAAGACCCAAGAGCTCCAAATTCATTTTCTAAAAAAGCTATGATTTCATCGCTTTCAGTTATAAAATGCCCTTTAAATTCAATTGCAGGTAATTTCCCCGATCTGACTTTATCAATAAACCAACTTTCTTTTTGACCGTAGCAAAACATATTTATTTTTTTGACTCTATATGGGATTTTCTTATATTCAAGCCATAACCATATTTTCTGACAGTAAGGACACCAAGAATGCCTATCCCTATAGAGGGTTACAGTTACATCATTTTCAGTATGCCCAAATAATCTTAAATTTGCGTATGAATTATTAATACCATTGACTCTATCAAGATCTTCAATTTCAAACTTATTTAAATCATCCCAAGTCAAAATACCATTCATTATTTGAATTAAAGTTATAACTAACGTTATAATAATTGATTAAAAAAAGTCTTGGAATTTGAATTTGATTTAATTGTTGTTGGCGCTGGATCTGGCGGACTGGCGGCGGCTAAGCGTGCAGCTAGTTATGGAGCAAAAGTTGCAATAATAGAAGTAAATAAAATTGGAGGAACTTGTGTAATAAGGGGCTGTGTTCCAAAAAAATTGATGGTTTATGCTGCTAAAAGTAAAAAAAATATAGACTCTTCCGAAGGATATGGATTAACAAGTGGAGGTGTTAATTTTGAATCAAATATTTTATTGAAGAATGTTAAAGAGGAGGTATCCAGATTAAGTAATTTACATAGAAATTCTTTAAATAAGTTGAATGTAACTTTTTTTAAGGGCTTAGGAAGATTTGCGACTCAAAATGAAATAGAAATCATTTGTCCAAAAACAAAGAAAATTATAAATAAAATAAGTTCAAAAAAAATTCTTATTTCAGTAGGAGGTATGCCAAAGAAATTAAATATTCCTGGAATAGATTTAGCATGGACAAGTGATGATATTTTTGAATTGGATAGATTCCCTAATTCAATATTAATAGTGGGAGGGGGATATATTGCCTGTGAATTTGCATCTATTTTCAGTAATCTGGGAACTGAAGTAACCCAATTAATTAGAGGTCAACATTTACTTAATGGTTTTGATGAAGATCTTTCTTTGTGCCTAGAGGAATCACCTACGTTTACTGACGTAAACATAATCTCCAATACTCAATTAAAGGCTATCAAGATGGTAAATGGAAAAATGGAATCTACCTTAGACTCAGGTGATAAACTTCAAACTAATAATATCCTTATTGCTACAGGTAGAGAACCAAATCTTTTGCCTTTAAATTTAGATTTTTTAAATCTAAAGATGGATGGCCAATATTTAGATGTTGATGAATTTAATCAAACAAGCAATGCAAATATTTTTGCAGTTGGAGATATCATTAATAAACCCAATTTAACTCCAGTAGCAATAGAACAAGGGAGAGTTTTTTCTGATAACTTTTTTAATGACCAAAAAAGAAAAGTTAATTATGAATATATCCCAAAGGCCGTTTTCACCATTCCAGAAATTTCGACAGTTGGCTTAAGTGAGAAAAAAGCTGTAGAGATTCACTCTGAAAAAAATATAAAAATTTTCAAATGCAAATTTACCCCCATGTCTAATACTTTTAAAGAGAATAAATCAAAATGTATGTTGAAGATAGTAGTTCATAAGCCAACGGATAAAGTCTTGGGATGTCATATGTTTGGAGAAACATCATCTGAGATTATTCAAATGGTATCAATTTCATTAAATGCAGGGATAACAAAAAAAGACTTTGATACTACTATGGCCTTGCACCCAACTATCTCAGAAGAGTTTGTGACTATGTATGGCTAATATTATTAATTAGAAAATTTTAATTTTTCTTGAGCAAATAGAATTACTATAAGTAGTGAAAAGTAAATAAATAATCCTATCCTTAATTCAGAGAGATAATTAAAACCATTCAAAAAGAGTATCTTATCGAGAATGTAAAAAATATAAAAATTAATCAAAATAAATCCCTCAATTCTAGTGATTTTCCCTTTGCTCCAGAAAATTGGTAAGCATGCAAAGGTAGTTAAAACCATAAAAGGTAAGTCAACTTTAATTAGACTTTGTTCAATTACTAAACCTTTAAATCCTGAAAAAATACTACAACTTCCAAGGATTAGAAGTTGATTGAGCAAATTACTTCCTATTACATTACCAATCGCAAGATCTGTTTTGCCTTTAAATGCAGCAATTATTGAAGTCACTAATTCAGGTAAAGATGTTCCGGTGGCAACGATAGTTAAACCAATAACAATCTCATTTACCCCTAAAAGATTAGCGAGCGTTTGAGAGCCATTTACAAGAATATTTGAACCAAAGCTTAAAAGAA contains:
- a CDS encoding carboxysome shell carbonic anhydrase, giving the protein MPLRGLAKAKNFTLGPTAPMKTFTENIHIQTKESNNSPNSGKCHKLTNNIQNENLYRYESKIKSDFDEIVPTLKEIARIQHHEDFISKAQIISRKNLGIDLPYHVLDKSWVKPLDMRALYAWCAFKQHEKLSDDFFKNDPLEGASGSRGAEDFEKFLLDCGIHLLDITPCSDGRLAHSVAYVMRIPFSSVRRRSHAGALFDIENTVNRWVKTEHKRYRENIPNEAHKDTRYLKVVTYHFSSVDPLHQGCAAHGSNDELAAKEGRNKLYAFKEAVENSFCCGASVDLMLIGLDTDTDSLKIHLSTRDGGIDLEKTISTLEIYNSTINFSQEDAEREICQTISKHTSKDKLSGLEKFMYKLIVNNISQIDYVKSFYNGSYYDIGHAERFIGVGIGFKEVHLRNLTYFAHLDTVEEGAPDLDVGIKIFTGLNVSQDLPIPVVIRFDYSGKVPGAKERAIKDCERVNNAISIRYKNLVDQGLLHTCSTIRDRDNIHSAQIIGMSLDKKTEEAH
- a CDS encoding carboxysome peptide A: MLICKVLKPLVSTNRIPGFEHKHLQVVLDGSSNKVAVDAVGCKPGDWVICVGSSAAREAAGSKSYPSDLTIVGIIDHWDPENS
- a CDS encoding carboxysome peptide B encodes the protein MEIMKVLGRMVCTQRVAGLGHMNLRILENNKGKKLVAVDPVGAREGNWVFTSSGSAARFACPNPEVQTDLTIGGIIDYWESD
- a CDS encoding 4a-hydroxytetrahydrobiopterin dehydratase is translated as MWNERESPLRIEKRFEFDQYSKISKFMGEIEKLCKERDIYPNISFGKNFVSLSIFLDNKKISDKEKNFSMDIDKFYLEH
- a CDS encoding DUF3136 domain-containing protein; this translates as MSASKLNIDELEAGYPLFCKALRLLILKGNSVKDIEKTVCWSHLETLNRCLPGRYKAPTYLMALIKRDIAKPNNY
- a CDS encoding Rid family detoxifying hydrolase, translated to MSAKQVIKTSNAPDPVGPYNQAIKAGDFIYCSGQIAIDPDLNEITCLGDIEKETIQVLKNLAEVLKAGGAKIEDVIKTTIYLTDLSNFQIVNKIYSDFFNVENPPARACVEVSSLPKGVLVEIDCVAFLD
- the gloB gene encoding hydroxyacylglutathione hydrolase, whose product is MEFNKARNIIGLRVLSDNVIWLWVKDKSVVVVDPSVHEPVIRYIDENNFQLEAILQTHHHSDHIGGTKSLIEKWPNVKVIASSKEKKRIPLQNVSVEDGETLNILGEEVKIIEVLGHTSSHIAFFINGGNPVIFIGDTLFSGGCGRIFEGTYQQMYSSLERIKSLPKNTLIYCAHEYTKANILWALNLKPKDQNIKNKLSEVEKKLSLNELTIPFLLEEEMKINLFLRAKNLEEFTFLRANKDLWV
- the hisG gene encoding ATP phosphoribosyltransferase; amino-acid sequence: MFTIALPKGALLKDSISTFKRVGLDFSDALDENNRSLTFESNCKRAKALLVRNGDVPVYVSYGQADLGIVGYDVLRESELKVAKLLDLGFGGCHMSLAVKKNSNYSKPTDLPANCKVASKFIKTARSYFDELNIPVEIVHLTGSVELGPITGMAEAIVDLVATGKTLKENGLIKIDDLFYSTARLIGNPLSMRLDDNHLRDTILSIESTNVI
- a CDS encoding ABC transporter ATP-binding protein, which translates into the protein MFNDFRRIKKLGKYLTKDKKTIYLILIVLLPVSFSGAIQPLLVGQAITILKNESTDVWLSKTFFGQSINAIILTLFITVLFRLVLQGYQTYNIQAVGQRLTARIRRELFDHSISLSLNYHDKMPVGKLLTRLTNDVDALAEVFGSGAVGVIADFVSLIVISLTMLSIDRGLAILLLLTQIPVSYFIIWLQKRYRKANYQVREELSQLNSDFQENLQGLEVVQMFRREAFNSKKFSNTGVAYKKAVNGTIFYDSSISAFIEWISLAAVALVLAVGGYFVTSGNIGLGTLTTFILYSQRLFEPLRQLAERFTQIQGGLTAVERINELLDEEIQIKDAIPANHFSEDAQSANKQFKGKIEFKNVHFFYKEDEIILKNLSFLINPGEHVAFVGPTGSGKTTIIRLLCRLYEPQSGQILIDDVNIKDIPIATLRNMLGVVLQDTFIFSGNVADNLKLNANIDNIELENLCKDLGLNSLLKKLPDGLNTSLRERGGNLSSGERQLLSVARVAIRNPVILIMDEATAFMDPSTEATLQRDLERILTKRTALVIAHRLATIEGSDKILVLKGGSLVEEGTHNELRMKKGLYFQLSELQQKGFANF
- a CDS encoding GNAT family N-acetyltransferase; amino-acid sequence: MIFKNQGSSIKKSNSISRNELLDIYGLNAHEFTQKNKDEIFVCSNSKELDLIELDQLLQSVGWSRRPIRRVKRALDFSILVVSLWRHDDKFPRLVGFARCTGDGILEATVWDVAINPVYQGQGLGKELMKYILKELKNIGITKVTLFADADVISFYKRQGWILEPRGSKCAFWYAN